A section of the Bifidobacterium sp. ESL0728 genome encodes:
- the aspS gene encoding aspartate--tRNA ligase: protein MSQTAYRTHHATEVTEELIGQKVTLAGWVDRRRDHGGVAFIDLRDSTGLVQIVIYDEEIARPLRSEFVVQVVGEVRERPDGNENEHLSTGKVEVVVESLKVLAKSDALPFQVSTALENEAENKLPGEDVRLKYRYLDLRRPSMQKNLKLRSDMTRAARHALEDMDFTEVETPTFIKSTPEGARDFVVPARLVPGSWYALPQSPQLLKQLLMVGGVERYFQLARCYRDEDFRADRQPEFTQLDMEMSYVDQEDVMAMAEKVIAAIWKTQGYDVKLPIDRITWQDAMDKYGSDKPDLRFGNPIVELTDYFKNTPFRVFQAPYVGAVVFEGGADTPRRQFDAWQEWARQRGAKGLAYVQFTGDGTLKGPVAKNLSDEERNGLKEAVGAKDGDAVFFAAGSRESSQLLLGAARVEIARRAGLLDPKKFAFTWVVDFPLFKRTDDPDDDDVAVGHSKWTSMHHPFTMPSADWIDKFDKDPEHAMSDSYDIVCNGEEMGGGSVRIHRNDIQERVLDVLGIGEEEAQEKFGFLLEAFKYGAPPHAGIALGWDRTVSILAGADTIRDVIAFPKAGGGRDPLTGAPAPISDAQRAETGVDYDPEEDKD from the coding sequence ATGAGCCAGACGGCTTATAGAACACACCATGCCACTGAAGTGACCGAGGAACTGATCGGCCAGAAGGTAACCCTTGCGGGCTGGGTCGACCGCAGGCGCGATCACGGCGGCGTCGCCTTCATCGACTTGCGCGACAGCACCGGACTGGTACAGATCGTCATCTACGATGAGGAGATCGCCCGCCCGCTGCGCAGCGAGTTCGTGGTACAGGTCGTCGGCGAGGTGCGTGAGCGCCCGGACGGCAATGAGAACGAGCACCTCTCCACCGGCAAGGTCGAGGTCGTGGTCGAAAGCCTCAAGGTGCTGGCCAAGTCCGACGCGCTGCCCTTCCAGGTCTCGACGGCCCTCGAGAACGAGGCTGAGAACAAGCTGCCGGGCGAGGATGTGCGTTTGAAGTACCGTTACCTCGACCTGCGCCGCCCTTCCATGCAGAAGAACCTGAAGCTGCGCAGCGACATGACCCGTGCGGCGCGCCATGCGCTGGAGGATATGGATTTCACCGAAGTGGAGACCCCGACGTTCATCAAGTCCACGCCTGAAGGCGCGCGCGACTTCGTGGTGCCGGCCCGCTTGGTGCCCGGTTCCTGGTATGCACTGCCGCAGTCACCGCAGCTTTTGAAGCAGCTGTTGATGGTGGGCGGTGTCGAGCGCTACTTCCAGCTTGCACGTTGCTATCGCGACGAGGATTTCCGCGCCGACCGCCAGCCCGAATTCACCCAGCTCGATATGGAAATGAGCTACGTGGACCAGGAAGATGTCATGGCCATGGCCGAGAAGGTCATCGCCGCCATCTGGAAGACCCAGGGCTACGACGTCAAGCTGCCGATTGACCGCATCACCTGGCAGGACGCCATGGACAAGTATGGTTCCGACAAGCCTGACCTGCGCTTCGGCAACCCGATCGTCGAGCTTACCGATTACTTCAAGAACACGCCGTTCCGCGTCTTCCAGGCGCCGTACGTTGGTGCCGTTGTCTTCGAAGGTGGAGCCGATACGCCACGTCGTCAGTTCGACGCATGGCAGGAATGGGCGCGCCAGCGCGGGGCTAAGGGCCTTGCCTATGTGCAGTTCACCGGCGACGGAACCCTTAAGGGTCCTGTGGCCAAGAATCTTTCCGATGAGGAACGCAACGGACTCAAAGAGGCCGTGGGCGCCAAGGACGGGGACGCGGTGTTCTTCGCTGCCGGTAGCCGTGAGTCCTCGCAGCTGCTGCTCGGCGCCGCTCGCGTTGAGATCGCGCGTCGCGCAGGCCTGCTCGACCCGAAGAAGTTCGCCTTCACATGGGTGGTCGACTTCCCGCTCTTCAAGCGCACCGACGACCCGGATGACGACGATGTGGCCGTGGGCCATTCCAAGTGGACCTCCATGCATCACCCGTTCACGATGCCGAGCGCTGACTGGATTGACAAGTTCGACAAGGACCCGGAGCACGCCATGAGCGACTCCTACGACATCGTCTGCAACGGCGAGGAAATGGGCGGCGGCTCGGTGCGTATCCACCGCAACGATATCCAGGAGCGTGTGCTCGACGTGCTCGGCATCGGCGAGGAGGAAGCTCAGGAGAAGTTCGGCTTCCTGCTCGAAGCGTTCAAGTACGGCGCACCACCTCACGCGGGCATCGCGCTCGGCTGGGACCGTACGGTCTCCATCCTCGCAGGTGCGGATACGATTCGCGACGTCATCGCCTTCCCGAAGGCCGGCGGCGGCCGCGATCCGCTTACCGGCGCCCCGGCTCCGATTTCGGATGCCCAGCGTGCCGAAACCGGTGTCGACTACGACCCGGAAGAGGATAAGGACTAG
- a CDS encoding histidine kinase has protein sequence MVMFPVVGLLAYYAVPLYAIGAVCLLSVSNMLFNFHERYEGAVTSGLAVGMFYLAVAVVGIVLANRRDTIATKEKLFEAQRAQRELEEIKGNQRLAKQIHDSITQEISAIAIQSWQWKDDDAIPEKPKKAMGSIYEASQAALNNMHDVIDVLKLEDQSDSPLRTEAKSDDGSRCVDVEERIRDLVGKEQQSMNRLGYHGQSLVNHAGQRISIAEDRLNVITDCIRELYANIIRHTVPGKDTFAVSVTVDAGKISLTETNTISGKDIEDIPLAHVRHGLGLKAHRRAIENIGGVMRSRADDDGWFIHIEIPLEEQ, from the coding sequence ATGGTCATGTTTCCAGTGGTTGGCCTGTTGGCATATTATGCGGTGCCGTTGTACGCAATTGGAGCGGTGTGTCTGCTTTCGGTTTCCAATATGCTTTTCAATTTCCACGAGCGTTATGAGGGCGCGGTCACCAGTGGTTTGGCGGTAGGCATGTTCTATCTTGCCGTAGCCGTTGTCGGCATCGTTCTCGCCAACAGAAGAGACACGATAGCCACGAAGGAGAAACTGTTCGAAGCGCAACGTGCGCAGCGAGAACTGGAAGAAATCAAAGGAAACCAGCGGCTTGCCAAGCAGATTCACGATTCGATAACGCAGGAAATCTCGGCTATCGCCATACAATCATGGCAATGGAAGGACGACGACGCGATTCCCGAAAAGCCGAAGAAAGCCATGGGCTCTATCTATGAGGCCTCGCAGGCAGCTCTCAATAATATGCATGACGTCATTGACGTTCTCAAATTGGAAGATCAATCCGATTCTCCTTTGCGAACCGAAGCAAAAAGCGATGATGGTTCTCGTTGCGTTGACGTGGAAGAGCGCATACGTGATCTGGTAGGCAAGGAACAGCAATCAATGAACAGGCTTGGTTACCATGGTCAATCTTTGGTGAATCATGCTGGGCAAAGAATTTCCATAGCGGAAGACAGGCTGAACGTCATCACTGATTGCATCCGTGAGCTTTACGCCAATATCATCCGGCATACCGTTCCTGGTAAAGACACGTTTGCCGTATCGGTAACGGTTGACGCTGGAAAGATCTCATTGACGGAGACGAACACCATTTCCGGCAAGGATATCGAAGACATTCCGCTCGCGCATGTGCGGCATGGCTTGGGTTTGAAAGCTCATCGGCGTGCGATCGAGAATATCGGGGGAGTGATGCGCTCGCGTGCGGATGACGACGGCTGGTTCATCCATATCGAGATACCGTTGGAAGAACAATAA
- a CDS encoding ABC transporter ATP-binding protein, with translation MTGLSVSHLTKRYQGNDFDSLHDVSFDVGKGEIVGLVGKNGAGKTTLMKMIAKAQKPSAGTVSYNGVDVFSRDRVLEPFGIMIGAIFLPYLSVEDNLSFYLKLHNKPKYESNIRPTLELVDLWGKRNKKPSGFSFGMKQRLALAMCMVDEPEFMILDEPFIGLDPDGVHELIGVLKRWAADRDTAILISSHQLAELEAICKRYLFLENGKLTRQFAGTGNELTVIRLLRPLDDPQDFKDMHPQVVAVSDDGVSLNIDTTKGSLNDVLSELTITCGIVGIDVRHDGLGTLFGKE, from the coding sequence ATGACGGGTTTGTCGGTCAGTCATCTGACGAAACGGTATCAAGGCAATGATTTTGATTCGTTGCATGATGTCAGTTTTGATGTCGGTAAAGGTGAGATTGTAGGTCTTGTCGGCAAAAACGGGGCAGGCAAGACGACGCTGATGAAAATGATCGCGAAAGCCCAGAAGCCTTCGGCGGGTACGGTGAGCTATAACGGTGTGGATGTGTTCAGTCGGGATCGCGTTCTGGAACCGTTCGGCATCATGATAGGAGCCATATTCCTGCCATATCTGAGTGTGGAGGACAATCTGTCCTTCTATCTCAAATTGCACAACAAGCCCAAATATGAATCGAATATCCGACCCACTCTCGAACTGGTCGATTTGTGGGGCAAGCGGAACAAGAAGCCAAGTGGGTTTTCATTCGGCATGAAACAACGGCTCGCGCTGGCGATGTGCATGGTCGATGAGCCGGAGTTCATGATTTTGGATGAGCCGTTCATCGGACTGGATCCTGATGGCGTGCACGAGCTCATCGGTGTACTCAAGCGTTGGGCCGCCGACCGTGATACCGCGATTCTCATTTCCAGCCATCAATTGGCGGAACTCGAAGCCATCTGCAAACGCTATCTGTTCCTTGAAAACGGCAAACTCACTCGTCAATTTGCCGGAACCGGCAACGAGCTCACCGTCATTCGTCTGCTGCGACCGCTGGATGATCCGCAGGATTTCAAAGATATGCATCCGCAGGTCGTCGCTGTTTCCGACGACGGCGTATCGCTGAACATCGACACCACCAAGGGTTCGTTGAACGATGTGCTCTCGGAATTGACCATTACCTGCGGAATTGTCGGTATCGATGTTCGGCATGACGGTCTCGGCACGCTTTTCGGAAAGGAATAA
- a CDS encoding response regulator transcription factor → MNRTLETGVLDNDQLSLDRITSVLPRLLPGLVIAWSTTSADEAIRRCLDEQWRPRLFITDVELDGTTGMEVCRHIRHEGCAIPILAMSSFSPKKYAKQLSEAGAQGFMVKGNMQQMAMALSNVAAGDTFSPEPDISFLRPEDACRTVTDSSGENDIFDSLSDLEIQILQQTSEGFTNEEIAESLNVTPATIRSHTRTIRNKLGAKTLSHAVALWLTHNIAG, encoded by the coding sequence ATGAATCGCACGTTGGAAACAGGGGTTTTGGACAACGATCAGCTTTCGCTGGACCGAATCACGTCGGTGTTGCCCAGACTGCTGCCGGGTCTTGTCATCGCTTGGAGCACCACCAGTGCCGATGAAGCCATTCGCCGTTGCCTTGATGAGCAATGGCGTCCCCGGCTTTTCATCACCGATGTCGAACTCGACGGTACTACCGGCATGGAGGTCTGCCGCCATATCCGTCACGAAGGTTGCGCGATACCTATTCTGGCGATGAGTTCGTTCAGCCCGAAGAAGTATGCCAAACAGCTCTCAGAGGCGGGCGCACAAGGGTTCATGGTCAAAGGAAACATGCAACAGATGGCCATGGCTCTCAGTAATGTCGCCGCCGGAGACACATTTTCGCCGGAACCGGACATATCGTTTCTTCGTCCCGAAGACGCCTGCCGAACCGTAACGGATTCCTCTGGAGAGAACGATATCTTCGATTCCCTGAGCGACCTAGAGATACAGATCCTTCAGCAGACCTCGGAAGGATTCACCAATGAGGAAATCGCCGAGTCACTCAATGTCACCCCAGCCACGATACGCTCCCATACACGCACCATTCGCAACAAACTTGGCGCCAAAACCCTAAGCCACGCCGTAGCCCTCTGGCTGACGCACAATATTGCCGGTTGA
- the hisS gene encoding histidine--tRNA ligase: MAKGASISGFPEWLPQERVVEQRVIDTVRRVFELNGFIGIETRAVEEGSSLLKKGETSKEIYLLSRLQEVGHESDTPIEHRLGLHFDLTVPLSRYVVEHSGQLVFPFKRWQIQKVWRGERPQEGRFREFVQADIDVIGNGELEDHYEVELPLVMVQALEELRQFGLPKATVHANNRKLSEGFYRGLGLTDIEGVLREIDKLDKIGADEVVKLLVSECGANEAQARACLELAELTAKDGKELLEKFNELCAKHDISQDSDSYKLAREGLDTLAMIVDEAAITRPGSVIADLKIARGLDYYTGSVYETFLDGADQLGSICSGGRYDNLASQGNRKYPGVGLSIGLSRLVSYMLHTAGAHASRVSPAAVMVAVWNEDDRLDCNHIAAALRKRGIAADVAPKAAKLGKQIKYADKLGIPYVWFPADASGDGEGSDHDEVKNIITGEQVPADVKSWQPDTVYAQQTVSLDK; the protein is encoded by the coding sequence ATGGCAAAAGGCGCATCAATATCAGGATTTCCGGAATGGCTACCCCAGGAAAGGGTGGTCGAACAACGTGTCATCGACACGGTCCGCAGGGTTTTCGAACTCAACGGATTCATCGGCATCGAGACCAGAGCGGTGGAGGAAGGTTCGAGTCTTCTGAAGAAAGGCGAGACCAGCAAAGAGATTTATCTCCTGTCGCGTCTGCAGGAGGTCGGCCACGAATCCGACACGCCCATCGAGCATCGTCTTGGCCTGCACTTTGATTTGACGGTTCCGCTGAGCCGTTACGTGGTTGAGCATTCCGGCCAGCTTGTCTTTCCGTTCAAGCGCTGGCAGATCCAGAAGGTCTGGCGCGGCGAGCGTCCGCAGGAAGGCCGTTTCCGCGAATTCGTCCAGGCCGATATCGACGTGATTGGCAATGGCGAGCTGGAGGATCATTACGAGGTCGAGTTGCCGTTGGTCATGGTGCAGGCGCTCGAGGAATTGCGTCAATTTGGCCTTCCGAAGGCCACCGTGCACGCCAACAACCGCAAGCTTTCCGAAGGGTTCTATCGTGGACTTGGTCTGACCGACATCGAAGGTGTATTGCGCGAGATCGACAAACTCGATAAAATCGGTGCCGACGAAGTGGTCAAGCTTCTGGTCAGTGAATGCGGAGCGAACGAGGCTCAGGCACGCGCCTGCCTCGAACTTGCGGAACTCACTGCAAAAGACGGCAAGGAACTGCTTGAGAAGTTCAACGAACTGTGTGCCAAGCACGATATTTCGCAGGATAGTGACTCTTACAAACTTGCCCGCGAAGGCCTTGACACGCTGGCAATGATTGTCGACGAAGCGGCCATTACACGCCCCGGTTCCGTCATTGCGGATCTGAAGATCGCTCGTGGTCTTGATTACTACACGGGTTCCGTCTACGAAACGTTCCTCGATGGTGCCGATCAGCTTGGTTCCATCTGCTCCGGCGGACGATACGACAATCTCGCTTCGCAAGGCAATCGCAAGTACCCGGGTGTCGGTCTGTCCATTGGTCTTTCCCGTTTGGTTTCTTATATGCTGCACACCGCCGGTGCACACGCTTCCCGTGTTTCGCCTGCGGCCGTGATGGTGGCTGTCTGGAACGAAGATGATCGTTTGGATTGCAACCACATCGCCGCTGCCCTGCGCAAGCGCGGCATCGCTGCCGACGTGGCCCCGAAGGCCGCGAAGCTCGGCAAACAGATCAAATACGCCGACAAACTGGGCATCCCGTATGTCTGGTTCCCAGCCGACGCATCCGGCGACGGCGAGGGAAGCGACCATGACGAGGTGAAGAACATCATCACCGGCGAGCAGGTTCCCGCCGATGTCAAGTCATGGCAACCCGATACTGTGTATGCTCAGCAAACCGTCTCTTTGGACAAGTAA
- a CDS encoding cold-shock protein, translating to MPSGKVRWFDAKRGYGFITDEEGNDVFLPAAALPAGTSTLRKGAKVEFSLVDGRKGPQAMDLHVMGPAPSVVRATRPKPDDMAAIVEDLIKLLDQAGNSLRRHRYPNSGESRKLATLLRAVADDFDVED from the coding sequence ATGCCCAGCGGGAAAGTACGTTGGTTCGATGCCAAGAGAGGTTACGGTTTTATCACCGACGAGGAAGGCAACGATGTGTTTTTGCCTGCGGCGGCATTGCCGGCAGGTACGTCGACCTTGCGCAAGGGGGCCAAAGTCGAGTTCTCTTTGGTTGACGGCCGTAAAGGTCCTCAGGCTATGGATTTGCATGTCATGGGCCCGGCGCCTTCCGTGGTGCGTGCCACCAGGCCCAAGCCCGACGACATGGCCGCCATCGTAGAGGATCTCATCAAATTGCTCGACCAAGCTGGCAATTCCTTGAGGCGCCATCGTTATCCGAACAGCGGTGAAAGCCGTAAATTGGCGACGTTGCTGCGTGCCGTTGCCGACGATTTCGATGTTGAGGACTGA
- a CDS encoding DUF3027 domain-containing protein produces MAETTADTTVDRAGHSEEEAKLDPRALAKSVVLSVADEPEEVGDFAQSIDLGDNVTDFRFVCLRKGYEGWQWAVTLYHDVEVDSWSVNESTLVPTKDSLLAPAWIPWKDRLEAADLSVTDSLGTDPDDPRMEDGFRKTEVVKKDLEEVAETGQTDAVVSQQKITDTKVEANGAVGVDSLSVTEQSGDKASGNTETGVSVATQTSEENATDGEVNVGHEAKTDSEAKADGDIDPETGLSRELEDTVERFGLSRRHVMSELGRSQTAKRWYDGQHGPKSLSTKTAEGNLCSTCAFFIGLKGDLDTMFGVCANRWSPDDGRVVSLDHGCGEHSEIEQPEPSHLWVQSKPAFDDLHIDIIAQAPREERGQVELIESIDEDEDVADTESEESDETDDETATENDIAEHAVPGSLDDDDDESDEDEDDEVIGKGTVGSEVTADVAIESTIDLSDADDSEDDADDSDSDSTDGDSDDDATDDASNDSDDSDDSDDSEVDDSEDDSAESNSDDDASGNDSDDSDDTDSNVADNCETQNPGEVDSGETNESADDTEAGAVTESEADSNDENVSGND; encoded by the coding sequence ATGGCAGAAACAACAGCGGATACAACGGTGGATAGAGCTGGACATTCTGAGGAAGAGGCGAAACTCGATCCACGCGCTTTGGCGAAGTCGGTGGTGCTTTCCGTGGCCGACGAACCCGAAGAGGTGGGGGACTTTGCCCAGAGCATCGACTTGGGCGACAATGTCACCGATTTTCGTTTCGTGTGCCTGAGAAAGGGCTACGAAGGCTGGCAATGGGCGGTGACGCTCTACCACGATGTTGAAGTCGATTCATGGAGCGTCAACGAATCCACGCTGGTTCCTACCAAGGATTCACTGCTGGCACCCGCTTGGATACCGTGGAAAGACAGGCTTGAGGCCGCCGATCTTTCGGTGACTGACTCCTTGGGGACCGATCCGGACGACCCGCGTATGGAAGATGGGTTCCGTAAGACCGAAGTAGTGAAAAAGGATTTGGAAGAAGTCGCTGAAACAGGTCAGACTGATGCTGTTGTTTCGCAACAGAAGATTACAGACACCAAGGTTGAGGCCAATGGTGCTGTGGGTGTGGATTCTCTCAGCGTTACTGAACAAAGTGGAGATAAAGCATCCGGGAATACCGAAACAGGAGTATCTGTTGCAACACAAACCAGTGAGGAAAACGCAACTGACGGCGAAGTAAATGTTGGACACGAAGCAAAAACGGACAGCGAAGCGAAAGCTGACGGCGATATCGACCCCGAGACTGGGCTGAGCCGTGAACTCGAGGACACAGTCGAACGATTCGGCCTTTCACGCCGACACGTGATGAGCGAGCTCGGACGTTCGCAGACCGCAAAACGTTGGTATGACGGTCAGCACGGGCCGAAGTCGCTTTCCACAAAGACGGCCGAAGGCAATCTCTGCTCGACCTGTGCGTTCTTTATCGGTCTTAAAGGTGATTTGGACACCATGTTCGGGGTATGCGCGAACCGCTGGAGCCCGGATGACGGACGCGTGGTTTCCTTGGATCACGGTTGCGGGGAACATTCCGAAATCGAGCAGCCTGAGCCATCGCATCTGTGGGTGCAGTCCAAGCCGGCCTTCGACGATCTGCATATCGACATCATCGCCCAGGCGCCACGTGAGGAACGTGGTCAGGTGGAACTTATCGAATCGATAGACGAAGATGAAGATGTTGCCGACACGGAATCCGAAGAATCCGATGAGACGGATGATGAGACCGCTACCGAAAACGATATCGCCGAGCACGCCGTTCCTGGTTCGTTGGATGATGACGACGACGAGAGCGACGAAGACGAAGACGATGAGGTGATCGGCAAGGGCACGGTAGGCAGTGAGGTGACTGCCGATGTGGCCATTGAATCCACCATCGATTTGAGCGATGCTGACGATTCGGAAGATGATGCTGACGATTCCGACAGTGATTCAACAGACGGTGACTCGGATGACGATGCGACGGACGATGCTTCGAATGATTCCGATGACTCCGATGACTCCGACGACTCAGAAGTTGACGATTCCGAAGATGACTCTGCTGAAAGCAACTCAGATGACGATGCCTCTGGCAACGATTCCGATGACAGCGATGATACCGATTCAAACGTTGCAGACAACTGCGAAACCCAAAATCCCGGTGAAGTTGATAGTGGGGAAACAAACGAATCAGCTGACGATACCGAAGCTGGTGCTGTAACGGAATCCGAAGCGGATTCTAATGACGAGAACGTTTCCGGCAACGACTGA
- a CDS encoding DUF349 domain-containing protein yields MADEQVTEPQNTNESNAQAAQPAADAQASATSKPAETAAPVAPAEPQAPKAEETAVTAQTQAPKANDTPTAPAPAAATPAPAAPAAPAKPAPKPHIPSPLAFAKKPAKHPVAAPAHTYSEADVKAAEAFGRVDEKGTVYVKEGETEREVGEFPGATNEEALTLYARRYLDLKAKLDLFATRLKAANIKPHEIDESIKSLGEETASPAIVGDIAALKAQYEELKKAGEAKKVEFAEARKAALEKAIKERTAIVEKAEALANSLGENTNWRSTADKFRSLFKQWQEHQRTSIRIDKPTADALWKRFSAARTTFNQHRRKWAQARDASREETKRVKEEIIKEANEIKDSTDWGATSHQFNELMDRWKAAGRAGRKEDDELWAKFREACDVFFNARQADRDQMSSNEKDNLAKKEELLKKAEALVPVADEKAAKKARQALADIQDEWDQIGYVPREDMHRIESRLDAVDNKIKAVEEAAWKKSDPEADARVSSFETQLKAQLDELDSQIAAESDPAKKSKLEAEKATKEQWLNAVK; encoded by the coding sequence ATGGCCGACGAACAAGTCACTGAACCCCAAAACACCAATGAATCCAACGCACAGGCAGCGCAGCCTGCCGCGGACGCACAGGCCAGCGCCACGTCCAAACCGGCCGAGACGGCAGCTCCGGTCGCACCGGCAGAGCCTCAAGCGCCAAAGGCTGAAGAAACGGCTGTGACCGCGCAAACGCAAGCGCCGAAGGCCAACGACACGCCGACTGCTCCCGCACCGGCAGCTGCAACGCCTGCCCCGGCAGCACCTGCCGCACCTGCCAAGCCTGCACCGAAACCGCATATCCCCTCCCCCTTAGCTTTTGCCAAGAAACCGGCGAAGCACCCGGTGGCAGCACCTGCTCATACTTACTCCGAAGCCGATGTCAAGGCCGCTGAAGCCTTTGGCCGTGTCGATGAGAAGGGCACCGTCTATGTCAAGGAAGGCGAGACCGAACGCGAGGTCGGCGAATTCCCGGGTGCCACCAACGAAGAAGCACTGACACTTTACGCACGTCGCTATCTCGACCTCAAGGCCAAGCTCGACCTGTTCGCCACCCGCCTGAAGGCCGCGAACATCAAGCCTCACGAGATTGACGAGTCCATCAAATCGCTCGGCGAGGAAACCGCCAGCCCGGCCATTGTCGGCGACATCGCCGCACTCAAGGCACAGTACGAAGAGCTGAAAAAGGCCGGAGAAGCCAAGAAAGTCGAATTCGCTGAGGCTCGCAAGGCCGCGCTCGAGAAGGCCATCAAGGAGCGCACCGCCATCGTCGAGAAGGCCGAGGCACTTGCAAATTCGCTGGGAGAGAACACGAATTGGCGTTCCACAGCCGACAAGTTCCGTTCGCTCTTTAAACAGTGGCAGGAGCACCAGCGCACCAGCATCCGCATCGACAAGCCGACCGCCGACGCGCTGTGGAAGCGTTTCTCCGCCGCCCGCACCACCTTCAACCAGCACCGCCGCAAGTGGGCACAGGCCCGCGACGCCTCCCGCGAGGAGACCAAGCGCGTCAAGGAAGAAATCATCAAGGAAGCCAACGAAATCAAGGACTCCACCGACTGGGGCGCCACCTCGCACCAGTTCAATGAGCTCATGGACCGTTGGAAGGCCGCCGGCCGCGCCGGACGCAAAGAAGATGACGAGCTGTGGGCCAAGTTCCGCGAAGCCTGCGACGTCTTCTTCAACGCGCGTCAGGCCGACCGTGACCAGATGAGCTCCAACGAGAAGGACAACCTCGCCAAGAAGGAAGAACTCCTGAAGAAGGCCGAGGCTTTGGTGCCGGTCGCCGACGAAAAGGCCGCCAAGAAGGCCCGTCAGGCTCTGGCCGACATCCAGGACGAGTGGGATCAGATCGGTTACGTGCCCCGTGAGGACATGCATCGCATCGAAAGCCGCCTTGACGCCGTCGACAACAAAATCAAGGCCGTCGAGGAAGCAGCTTGGAAGAAGAGCGACCCCGAGGCCGACGCCCGTGTCTCCAGCTTCGAGACCCAGTTGAAGGCCCAGCTCGATGAGCTCGACTCCCAGATCGCCGCCGAGTCCGACCCGGCCAAGAAATCCAAGCTCGAGGCCGAAAAGGCCACCAAGGAACAGTGGCTCAACGCCGTGAAGTAA